ataatcccgttaatagcacaccctggttttgtaagtttaaaaataacgctcacagaaagttctatactacaataacacgaatgcgtattggtcactatcgattgaattttcatcttcatcgcaaaaaaattgtctcctctcctttttgtgaccattgtaataagcaacaagatcagtctctggatcacatcttttttgattgttcgtcctttggcatacagcgccttgtgctgatggatgagctactggaaatatatggtgcacccaatataatcccgctctcagtaatagatctattaaaggacacatcaacttatatgtccttgtataaatttgtatgtagtactgtaaatacattgtaatttgtagatacatacgttgtaaatttgtttataattatgtaaatacgttataacttgtacatatacaactagtaatagcatagcgcaattcgcgaactgaacagataatgtaaataggtaggtattattctaaaaagttatgcaaattacactggatttgactttaagaaaaggggaaaattattagagactatattactggatttggacttactaaaaggaaaatatggaaaatattctttagagaattatacattaacggaaatggtaaaataactgatgactttaagactggattggatttgatgaaagaaactactataaatattcgctatcgaatatacataattggaaaaggaaaatggaaataatgtaagatgaaatgagaaaactggattggactttttgtaaaacaaaatagtgaaaataataaataccaaagaaatgaaaatactaacgacaaggcagtaaggcccctggctatagcctgttcgaaagaacgaattaatattaaaaaaaaaaaaaatgatattgtcAAATTGTCTGACGTTGAAGTTTGAACTTGAAGTCTGACGGGATAAGCCTAAAAAGATTTAACTATGATAAAATCTTAAAACCTTGCAAAGTTACAAGCTAGCTATGGGCgttgtaaattataaatattaccttttcttcgtttatgttattatttaattctaaataACGTATATTTCAACCTAATGCCGTGACAAAAGTGTGATTTGATTGTTTATTCAAAGTGGTTAATTagtaaatgaaaaattaaaagtataataatccCGTCGATTTCTGATAGAAGAGATGCCGGAGCAAAGTAATGATTATCGAGTTGTAGTATTTGGTGCTGGTGGCGTAGGTAAAAGCTCACTTGTACTTCGATTTGTAAAAGGAACGTTCAGGGAATCCTACATACCGACAATTGAAGACACATATAGACAGGTATAACATATTATTCCTGGGCTCATTGATCCTTAACCAAATGTTTATTTCGTATGGCAGAAGTTGGTACAGAGAATTGTCTGGAGTTTGCTTTTAATGATACTTACATTGTCATTTTTTTGTGACAATCTTgcaaaataatagttataaattCTATTTAGATATTACAGAATCATTTGTTAACCAGCTGTTTCTAAAAATATAGTGTGAttagtatacatataaatatatatataaagtctCAGTTTGTAAACCTTCccagtgtattaaattaaaatattgatctTGTATGCCCTCACACTTTAGTGTGACAGAAAAATCAATGATATTTTACTATATGTCTCAGGTTATAAGCAGTAACAAAACAATATGCACACTCCAGATAACGGACACAACAGGATCTCATCAATTTCCAGCTATGCAAAGACTGTCAATTAGTAAGGTATAGATTATCTAACCTCTTATTcttatttagttaaaataatttacttgtATTACAGCACCTACAGCACAGCTATACTTGtactttaacaattattattactgatatatttaaaaaaagtgttgGTGGAACAGGCTAGGGAACTCTTATCCGGAAGCACtacttaataatatgtttttaattttgaaatacagTAATAGATGTCAAGAAGTGTTGGAAAACAAGACTGCAACAAATAATTGGTATTCCAACTTTAAATAACTTTTCTTACGTGAACAATGTTAACAAATATGGTGCTgatagtatttttatgtttgtaatacaTATTACAGGGTCATGCATTTATACTGGTTTACTCAGTCAGCAGCCGGCAATCTTTGGAAGAACTCAAACCTATTTGGCAGACAATAAAGGAGATCAAAAGTGCTGATCTTCCCAACATACCTGTAATGCTGGCAGGTAATAAATGTGATGAAAGTCCTGAAATCAGAGAGGTTTCTGCAGCAGAAGGTCAAGCACAAGCACAAGAATGGGGTGTTTCATTTATGGAGACTTCTGCAAAGACTAATCATAATGTAACACAACTATTTCaggtattaataaattattaatattaagcctttattgctgctttttacaataaattgttACACATTTTTCTCTACATTTTAATTCCATAGCATGACATAGGTCTAGATCAAAGTTTCTgtaccttattttgctcaccgcccactttgacaATATGTTTtcttctagagtattttcgtgtattttttgcctttttagactatacttttattatttacccACGccctgcgccatctcaatgccccctaattttctctgggtcttctactgcccccccgaaagccTCAAACACCCACAAGGGGGTGTTATcacccacgttgagaacctatggtctagATAATAGTCTCtgctatatttaaattttcagttTTAGTGTTAAAATATAACCCTCATTGAATATAACATTTACTGAGGCTAAATAATTGGAGACAAACCATATAAAGTTAATGTGATTCGAGCTATTACAATTCCAATATAATACAttatacatttttctttttgacttacaatcttattttacttatttttcttttacaatCTTATACtattactaattatgttttatattccCTTAATAGTATGTCTTATGTATGTGTatgtctatattatattttagaatattctttattcatttaatttacacatggggcacactaaaagttttctTCAAAAAAGTTTAGCACTTCTAGCTCattggaactatttgaatttcgaatgttatattttttgaaatgttgcaactttcttagtaataaaaaaaaaaaaacaattggcgggaaatcatttgtgaATTGATTTTTATCAAACATCAAAGTTCAATCAAACTTACGTCTTGTCTAAATCTTTGCTATTTTCAGGAACTGCTGAACAtggaaaaaaatagaaatgtgtCTCTTCAGGTGGATGGAAAGGGTAAGAAGAAAAAAGATAAAGTGGTGAAGGAGGGTGGGGAGGGTTCAGCTACTGGGAGAGAGAAATGCTTGTTAATGTAGTTGAACtacatttatttcttattaacacaTAGTTTGTGATGTATTATGCAACATTATgtgatataatattactagtttTACTGAACGATATAAGTTTATACCGAACTTCATTCAAGAATGTTGTAGTATTCGGCTCTATGTTTACAGATATAGTTGATACATACAGATTACTAATGATAATGAACATTATTACTAACATACAGACGTTCATTGCGCACCTTGTGACGTCATAGAATAAATGACGCGTTAAAACAGAGGAAACATTCCTCGCAgaattaaaatagatttttgCAAGaagtacaaatatttgattctcgatattttatgtaattactGATGTTTCctaatatattacaaataaggtgattttgattctAGTCATTAAACAATCTAGTCATTTTATTATTGGTTAAGCACGAgttgttacattttattatgcCTATCATTAGTTTACGCAACAAGAGTTTAGACTGTAGTATATATTTTGCTATTACTAGAAGTTATGTTATTTACATtagttacataatatgtatcatgtataaaatatattaacgaCTGAGACGCAGCGTCGAAGTTATTCCGTATAGTGTGAAAATACAACGAAACAATGTCACTAGGACAATTACTGTTATTGTACTGTATGCggacaaataatattaaactttcTTAATTATGTTTGTTTGTGATAAGTGTTTCGTACCTGAAATCTGAATTCAGCGTCGTAACACGTGTTACAGGATGGAGATCTGCCATTGCTTGAACTAGCTTAGGCTTAGAGAATTTAACCAAACGGAGATGGCATTGATAGTGTTTGTATGAtgataacaattataaattattatagcgGGTACTGACgtctcacgatatatattttattaatttggtgccgatatttcgatccaaatGCTATTCTCAACGCGTTAAGGAACACATTATCGCAGTCAAAAATAACGATCCTAAAAAATCCGCCGCAACAGACTTAATTAAAGTCAGTACCAACCACTGGATCGAGCTACATAACCAACGGATGATTTCTGCTGAACGTCAATACATTCCACGGCTTGTTAGAGAAGTTATTGAAATTATGAAAAGACTCGAAAGTATGGACGTGATTAGTGTgccgtgaattagggaatcaaagaccaaaacgaattagACGCCACGTGGACATATTGATGTCCTATAAGTGTCAATGTGTAAAGAGTTTCTCCCCACCGCAGTTCCGCCGCCACCACGATTCATGTATTCACGAAATATCGgtaccaaattaataaaatatatatcgtgaatcataataattacaatgttaaagttccgcgatgataaatgtttaaaaacaaataattacacAATTTATTAGTAACATTTATTACCTTAGtaactttaaataaatcatGAGATTTCTTTTCAGTGCCATAGTATTAAATTTGTACtctttaaatattacaaacgcTTTTGCTGTTACAAATAAATTGGGGCAAGGGGAAAAATAtagatcttaaaattattagatAGGAACTGTAGTTTATTTTACAAACCGAACATTGTTTGTAATGTTATTCATGTTAAGAGAAGCTGCTTGACCGTGTCCAAGCTTCTTTAGACACACGAGATAATCGAAACATGCCCTGTGTTGAAAATGTGAATGTGTTTTTtgcaacatatttattattttagtgattCTTCCTATTGTTTGTGACTTGCTGAATCCGTTTTCACATAAACTGTTGCAGACTTGTTCTGTGCATCTTGCGGCTACATTTCCTTTTGGTTAAATACTCTaagttatgtttaaataaaaattgaatagGTAATTGATATTGGATTGTGACTAAATTTGTTTAGCATTGTCATAATTCGAATAGATGCTATGCTTAGAAGTAGCTGTACCGTATTGTTCTGATAGATTTTTGTAGAAGTAAAATTTTGATGAATGTAATGGTATTGCATAAAGTATTACCCTGTCTCTGTGGGATACGAAAGTAATCACGAACAACGAAAGGTATTTCAATGACAGTGTAGAGACGATAGGTACCCTTGCTATTATCGTATCAAGGTTGTGAAAACTCAGTCAAaacgttttaatatttattttcctttatgataaaaccaaatatttatcattttgatTACAATCTAGTCTTAGGCTaacaagaaatttaattttatcttaatttaCTAAGTAGaccatttgttatatttaaagtaatatccCTCATTTTGGGAAGAAACGATGTGTTGGAAGAGCGGAGGtggcgggtttgagtcccgcatcgttcataaattttggttacaaatttagttTTTACTAAGTAGAGTAAAACTAAGAAAGTGTCCATTAACACTATTGTTATATCTCTATAAGAGGAAGACACTATGTTGTTGGGTTCTTTacacttacttactttaatatatCATATAGATTATATGagataagtaggtacctatctcATATAATTCAAATAGGtacttaaaatatgtatattacttaCAACAATTGTTTACCTGATCTTATGGTAATTTTgatgttaatattatgtttagtagACTTTTGCTGTACtgtaccaaattttacaatattatttttcttgaatttatacatattatttaccacaaattaaaaaaaaaatatgaaagttgcataatattatttttcttatggGGCACTTTCACTATTAACTGATTTAAAAGTAAAAGACATCAACATATCGTATCCTCATAGTTAATCTTAAGTTATCTGTctatatgtgttttttttttaactgagTTGGTAGGTACGTAACGAAGTCGCCATTTTcgatgtaaatttaaaatggcCACATTTGTGCGTCTCTACGCTGTGGTAGAAATACTAAAATGTCTGTCATTGTaagattatttttgtatgtgcCAAACTATTTACGAATCAATGTTATTGGTTTTCTCCTGAAATAATTCTTCGTAATTGAAACTACTCTATTTGTAACCATaagatatttaacaaaaataggAGCTTATTCAATCTCATTCTTACaggttaatataataataatatttaataaatttcggATTTTAAATCTAACAATGACGACATCTATAAACTATTGTAATCAGAGACGCGTTATCCCTGAGGTACTCTAGGACGCACCAAGTATGGGCGTACTTAAACCAAATCAAAAATAACTTACCCGAGTTTGGTATATAGatagggcgtcgtagctagtgaaattactgggcatatgagacttaacatcttatatctcaaggtgacgagcgcaattgtagtgccactcagttatttttttgagtttttcaagaatcctgagcggtactcgtcatatataatataactgatTGTCGTGGAAAACTTGGGGGGGGGGGGCTTTGTCCAGACG
This is a stretch of genomic DNA from Leptidea sinapis chromosome 15, ilLepSina1.1, whole genome shotgun sequence. It encodes these proteins:
- the LOC126968497 gene encoding GTP-binding protein Di-Ras2: MPEQSNDYRVVVFGAGGVGKSSLVLRFVKGTFRESYIPTIEDTYRQVISSNKTICTLQITDTTGSHQFPAMQRLSISKGHAFILVYSVSSRQSLEELKPIWQTIKEIKSADLPNIPVMLAGNKCDESPEIREVSAAEGQAQAQEWGVSFMETSAKTNHNVTQLFQELLNMEKNRNVSLQVDGKGKKKKDKVVKEGGEGSATGREKCLLM